In Cytophagales bacterium, the genomic window AGGTGTTGGTGGGGAAGATCAAAGAGTTGGTTGCTAAGGGAGAAGTGGTTAAGAGGTGAATATAATTAAAATGCATGCGTGTATGCATGGTTGCATGAATGCATACACTCATGCATTCATGCAACCATGCAAATATTAAATCCTTCATATTTTTCTGATAAATAATTTTTTTATTCAAAAAATTTGCTTTTTAATTTTTTTATGTAAAAATTTGCATTTTAATATTTGTAATTATTATCTTTGGGGCGGCAAAATATATTTTTAATATACCTTTAAAGTTAATGCTAAGAACAAAATTATATCTCATTCTTGTTTTATTGTTTTCAGGATTATTGATGATAACCTGTAAAAAAGAAGATGATAAGATCAAACCTGTTGAAGTGCCTCCGAATAGCAGGGTTGAGATTGATTATAGCGGGGCAATCGTCAATGATGACGACTGGATTGAAATTGACGGAGTGCGCTATACTCATAAATTAGATTCTTTTAATATTACCTCCGTTCTTGATAGCGGTTATTTATTAACCACCATTAAAGCAGATTCTGCAATAGTGATTGACACAATAAGTATAGACACAACAGGATTTACAGTTGATTCCTCAATAACACAAATAATAGAGCTCCAACCCCCTCAAATAGATACCACTGCTACTATCATTGATACGACTCAAATAATTATAATTATAACCCCACCTGATACAACATATTTTATAGATACAACTTACGTGATCCAAATCACTTATTTTAATGATACTATATATGGTTACGATACAATATATAATATCAATTACCCAACCGTTACCAGTGATACTGTAATAATCACTACAAATAATTATCATAATCCCGGGGGTTCTTTATTGTTAATGCTGTTAAAAAGTGATGCATTTATTCAATCAATAGATACGTCAAATATGCCTACGATTAGTATAGTGCAAAGTGTTACGGCTGACTCGACTAAGGCTCAAATCAGCCAAATTTATCCAGGCAATGTTACTTTGTGGGATACATTTGATTTAAAAATAGGAGCTACAACAGTTTTCTATGTTGCTACTGAACCAAAAATTTCTAATGTTACATTCGGATTGACCCAGGCAATTAAAGATGAAATGACCGCCAATCCTACAGGAGATTGGAGCACTGAATTAGACTCATTATTACCTGCGTTAGATAAGGCAACTTATATTGAATTAAAGGGCAAAAATATTAACACTCCTTTTACTGTTACGTCAGTCACTTTAAATGGCGCAGCTAATTATAGCGCTGATAAATATATCTTAAAAGTAAAAGGCGGTGAAGTACTGAATAGTGACAATATGTTTGATATTAGAAATGCGCTTGATTGGAGAGCTAAAACCATACAGATTGAGTCAAAAATAGGGACAGCTATTAATATTAAAACAATTACGGGATACAAAGCTAAAATTACTTATTACTAAAGGTTTTATATTTAGTATAAATTATCAAAATGATAAAACATTTGTGGAACCTATAATAACTTTTGTTACTTTGGTAGCCGGATTTATAACGGTTATTGTTGGAATTGTTACTATTGTTTGGTTTATCATGGATACCAGAAAAGAAAACAGTAAAGTGTTGAAAGAAATAAAAGCAGGGCAATTAATTATGGCAAGAATATTGGAAAAGATTGAATTAAATACAAGAAAAACATTACTTTTTATATTTATCACATTTATTTCTTTTTCAACGGTTTTTGCCCAGAGCGGCAAGCTGTCAGGTAAGATCATTGATGCCGGGACCAATGAGGCGGTACTCTTTGCCAATATTGTAGCGCTGCAAAATGGCGTTCAAAAAGGAGGTTCAACCTCTGATTTTGATGGTAAATATATGATCACTCCGCTTTCTCCCGGTGAATATGA contains:
- a CDS encoding carboxypeptidase-like regulatory domain-containing protein, producing MEPIITFVTLVAGFITVIVGIVTIVWFIMDTRKENSKVLKEIKAGQLIMARILEKIELNTRKTLLFIFITFISFSTVFAQSGKLSGKIIDAGTNEAVLFANIVALQNGVQKGGSTSDFDGKYMITPLSPGEYDVVVSVVGYAKKTIQGVIINFETTTRLDIKITSTTEMLEEVVIYDKPLIEIDQTSTGAKLTAKEIELLPTRNINAIVNTTGGVFSSDDGEAV